A section of the Dehalobacter sp. DCM genome encodes:
- a CDS encoding DUF4153 domain-containing protein, producing the protein MNRLTTMITKLIFGMSKAVSRFPLTVLSLIGAAALICYMISLHKTPPLITNKLMYTLITAAFLGITAQFAIERFQRLAKQRWLVFVVSLLFIVGYFLILWPAPEVSAEITVRTVVAVFALFCAFLWIPSFKSDADFNTVCLIHFKAFFTSGLYSAVLSAGLAAIIAAVNVLLFTVNRDSYSYMLTLIWVVFATLYYLSLLPRFNPETDMEREGLANAKHYPKFLHILVSYILIPLVSIYTLILLAYFIKILVTFKWPSGQLGPMVLIYSAAGLLIFVLASLIDNRFAVLYRKVFPKVLIPIVIMQLISVGIRLNAYAVTESRYYVTLFGIFSIVVGVILSIKPVTKNKYIALLAACFAVISIIPPVDAFTVSRTSQIQRLENYLRTAGVLAEDNTLQPKENVDENIRIETTNILQYLEGRSSLKYIAWLPEDFNPYVDMKTTLGFETTYPNTPAGPNDTFASANLDTQQPLPISGYDLSFNIFTIQYEDKQGPNGFDFTLNGTAYNLAVQRQSATEVRVSLQDQSGAELVGTGLYDFAQSVAVRGNSPREALPPDQMSLAVENNGYRLKIIFQYININYPTGSDEPPSGTTAEYSAYVLVGGPTR; encoded by the coding sequence ATGAACCGCTTGACTACCATGATCACAAAATTAATATTCGGCATGTCCAAGGCAGTTTCCCGTTTTCCTCTCACGGTGTTGAGCTTAATCGGTGCCGCCGCGCTTATTTGTTATATGATATCGCTTCATAAAACACCGCCGCTCATCACGAATAAACTGATGTACACACTGATCACGGCAGCTTTTCTCGGTATTACCGCACAATTTGCCATTGAGCGTTTTCAGCGGCTGGCAAAACAGCGATGGCTGGTCTTTGTCGTATCGTTGCTGTTTATCGTCGGTTATTTCTTGATTTTATGGCCGGCGCCGGAGGTGAGTGCCGAAATAACCGTTAGGACAGTTGTCGCAGTCTTTGCCCTATTCTGTGCTTTTCTTTGGATCCCGTCGTTTAAGTCGGATGCGGATTTTAACACCGTCTGTCTTATCCATTTTAAAGCATTTTTTACTTCCGGTTTGTATTCCGCCGTATTATCAGCCGGTCTCGCGGCAATCATCGCCGCCGTGAATGTGCTGCTCTTCACTGTAAATCGCGATTCCTATTCCTATATGCTGACGCTGATCTGGGTGGTTTTCGCAACCCTTTATTATCTTTCCTTACTCCCACGGTTTAACCCTGAAACGGATATGGAAAGGGAAGGCCTGGCCAATGCCAAACACTATCCTAAATTCCTGCATATCCTTGTTTCGTATATCCTTATTCCTTTAGTCAGTATTTACACATTGATCTTGTTGGCATACTTCATAAAAATACTGGTCACCTTTAAATGGCCATCCGGCCAGCTTGGACCGATGGTTCTGATTTATTCGGCCGCGGGACTTCTTATCTTTGTTCTGGCCAGTTTGATCGATAATCGTTTTGCTGTGCTCTATCGCAAAGTTTTTCCGAAGGTATTGATTCCCATTGTGATCATGCAGCTGATATCCGTTGGTATCCGACTGAATGCCTATGCCGTAACCGAGTCACGGTATTATGTGACCTTGTTTGGCATTTTTTCCATCGTCGTCGGTGTGATCCTAAGTATAAAACCGGTCACAAAAAACAAATATATCGCCTTATTGGCGGCATGCTTTGCTGTCATTTCGATTATTCCGCCGGTTGATGCCTTCACCGTGTCACGGACATCCCAAATTCAACGCTTGGAAAACTATTTGCGTACAGCGGGTGTCCTAGCTGAAGATAATACGCTGCAGCCCAAAGAAAATGTCGATGAAAATATTCGCATAGAGACGACGAATATCCTGCAATATTTGGAAGGCAGAAGTTCACTTAAATATATTGCCTGGCTCCCGGAAGATTTTAATCCCTATGTTGATATGAAGACGACGTTGGGTTTTGAAACCACTTATCCTAATACGCCGGCAGGGCCAAATGATACCTTTGCCAGTGCTAATCTGGACACGCAGCAGCCGCTGCCCATATCCGGGTATGATTTGTCCTTTAATATCTTTACGATCCAATATGAAGATAAACAAGGACCGAACGGCTTTGATTTCACCCTAAACGGAACGGCCTATAACCTGGCTGTCCAGCGTCAATCCGCAACAGAAGTCCGAGTCTCGCTTCAAGATCAAAGCGGCGCGGAGCTTGTCGGTACCGGACTTTATGATTTTGCCCAAAGTGTCGCCGTTAGAGGAAACAGCCCAAGAGAAGCGCTGCCGCCGGATCAGATGAGCTTGGCGGTTGAGAATAACGGGTATCGCCTGAAAATCATCTTCCAGTATATTAATATCAATTATCCAACCGGATCAGATGAACCCCCGTCCGGAACCACAGCGGAATACTCGGCTTATGTGTTGGTGGGCGGACCCACACGATAG
- a CDS encoding MarR family winged helix-turn-helix transcriptional regulator, whose product MLMKDLSVITRLSRMYSIRRLNNFNLAHSEHEIMMYLAQNSRVNQDMIASFFLIDKGAIAKSLSKLEEKGYVDRVINPENQREKIISLTAKGMEVMDAMWDILMEWNNGIFEGLSPEEIKDIERITGIVADNCLKMIQRYDRE is encoded by the coding sequence ATGTTAATGAAAGATCTTTCGGTTATTACTCGGTTAAGCCGGATGTATTCTATTCGAAGGCTAAACAATTTCAATCTTGCGCATTCGGAACACGAGATCATGATGTATCTGGCACAAAACAGCCGGGTCAATCAGGATATGATCGCTTCTTTTTTTCTGATCGATAAAGGGGCTATTGCCAAGAGTTTGAGCAAGCTGGAAGAAAAGGGTTATGTTGACCGCGTCATTAATCCGGAAAATCAACGGGAAAAAATAATTTCGCTGACAGCCAAAGGCATGGAAGTGATGGACGCCATGTGGGATATCCTGATGGAGTGGAACAACGGCATTTTTGAAGGATTATCGCCGGAGGAAATAAAAGATATCGAAAGAATTACTGGCATTGTCGCGGATAATTGCCTGAAAATGATCCAGCGATATGACCGCGAGTGA
- a CDS encoding MFS transporter, with amino-acid sequence MHTKNKEIICTAEINLTEKPGKKSNLALIMILYLLGIFMGALDTGIVTPARTVIQNNLLVDEKLGIWVITIYALAYAASIPIMGKLADMYGRKYIYLTSIFLFGLGSLFCGLSQGYGSFTMLLIARVVQAIGGGGIVPVATAEFGTTFPPEKRGMALGMVGMVYGVANIFGASAGSLVLDIFGQNNWQFIFYVNIPITFFILLAGFLVLKNNRSEEVKKIDLLGIFILTIMILSLLYGLKNIDFFDFTNTLRSPDVYPFLIIFIVLMPLFILAEKKAQDPVMNLSYFTNMRILITFFLAFVTGVVMMGMIFVPQFSENALHIQSGSGGYFVIILGLFSGFGAPVSGRLIDKYGPKLILAIGFIISIMGALFLILVAANNPNMITVTISLILIGLGMGFTMGTPLNYMMLENTRPEESNSALAALSLVRSIATVIAPAIMIGFIAHAGTAVQDNVMDQLPNKVAMPTLPYAEELNTTFNDLKKNPMMSSRMEGIDLPDLTSLGDIEITMKKNNDVDVPENLMDQLKASDVTTITDNCKALAKYFFAQKSQELIPDIQSGIQEGIDAVTAAIDDFPPMMAGSPAVTAMQDTADKMIVLRDAIPGAFDTAEENYLTQIEERRSVIEGVFQQTLNGGFKQVFMVVAVASILAMLGLVFYRRETK; translated from the coding sequence ATGCACACGAAAAACAAAGAAATTATATGTACGGCTGAAATTAATTTGACGGAGAAACCAGGCAAAAAAAGCAATTTGGCTTTGATCATGATCCTTTATTTGCTGGGGATTTTTATGGGTGCTCTGGATACCGGAATCGTCACCCCGGCTAGAACAGTCATCCAAAATAATCTCCTCGTTGATGAAAAATTAGGGATATGGGTAATCACCATTTACGCTCTTGCCTATGCGGCCAGCATACCGATTATGGGCAAACTGGCCGATATGTACGGGAGAAAATACATCTATCTGACAAGTATCTTCCTGTTTGGTCTCGGCTCCTTATTTTGCGGCCTTTCCCAGGGATACGGCAGCTTTACGATGCTGCTTATTGCCAGGGTCGTGCAAGCCATCGGCGGCGGGGGAATCGTTCCTGTAGCCACGGCTGAATTCGGGACAACGTTTCCGCCGGAGAAACGCGGTATGGCCTTAGGCATGGTCGGGATGGTCTACGGCGTAGCCAACATTTTCGGTGCTTCCGCCGGAAGTCTCGTTTTGGATATTTTCGGACAGAACAATTGGCAATTCATTTTTTATGTCAATATCCCAATAACCTTCTTTATCCTGTTAGCCGGCTTTTTAGTCTTAAAGAATAACCGCAGTGAGGAAGTAAAGAAAATTGATCTATTGGGCATCTTCATTCTGACGATCATGATTTTGTCCTTATTATACGGCTTAAAAAATATTGATTTTTTTGATTTTACAAATACCTTGCGCAGTCCGGATGTTTATCCCTTCTTGATTATCTTTATTGTGTTAATGCCGTTGTTTATTCTCGCCGAGAAAAAGGCGCAGGATCCGGTTATGAATCTGTCCTATTTCACGAATATGCGCATCCTGATCACTTTCTTCCTGGCTTTTGTAACGGGCGTTGTGATGATGGGAATGATTTTTGTACCGCAGTTCTCAGAAAACGCCTTACATATCCAATCCGGGAGCGGTGGGTATTTTGTCATTATTCTGGGCTTATTTTCCGGTTTCGGAGCGCCAGTATCCGGCAGGCTCATTGATAAGTACGGGCCGAAGCTCATTTTGGCTATTGGGTTTATCATCTCGATCATGGGTGCTTTGTTCCTAATCCTAGTTGCCGCCAATAATCCGAATATGATCACGGTGACGATCAGTCTGATCTTAATCGGTCTGGGTATGGGCTTTACCATGGGAACGCCGCTCAATTATATGATGTTGGAAAATACCCGACCCGAAGAGTCCAATTCGGCGCTGGCCGCCTTATCGTTGGTTCGTTCCATTGCCACGGTTATTGCGCCGGCTATTATGATCGGATTCATTGCTCACGCGGGAACAGCGGTACAGGACAATGTCATGGATCAACTGCCCAATAAAGTGGCGATGCCGACGTTGCCTTACGCCGAGGAGCTGAATACCACCTTCAATGATCTGAAAAAAAATCCCATGATGAGCAGCAGGATGGAAGGTATAGATTTGCCCGATTTGACATCATTAGGTGATATCGAAATCACCATGAAGAAGAATAATGATGTGGATGTTCCGGAAAACCTCATGGATCAGTTAAAAGCATCCGATGTCACCACCATCACCGATAATTGCAAAGCACTCGCCAAATATTTCTTTGCTCAAAAATCACAGGAACTCATCCCGGATATTCAATCCGGAATTCAGGAAGGCATCGACGCCGTCACTGCCGCCATTGACGATTTCCCCCCCATGATGGCCGGAAGTCCAGCCGTTACCGCGATGCAGGATACCGCGGATAAAATGATCGTATTGCGGGATGCGATCCCGGGCGCATTTGATACGGCAGAAGAGAATTATTTAACGCAGATTGAAGAACGTCGTTCTGTGATTGAAGGTGTCTTCCAGCAGACACTGAATGGTGGGTTTAAACAGGTCTTTATGGTGGTTGCCGTGGCATCGATACTGGCCATGCTGGGCTTAGTGTTTTATCGGCGAGAAACAAAATAA
- a CDS encoding rubrerythrin family protein: MTSKENMKESFAGESQAFQKYTAFAKKADEEGLKGAAKLFRAAAAAESIHAQSQLRILGLLNSTEENLKAGIAGETYEFTQMYPGFIDTAREEGDSSSQRAFSLANEAEKAHAALYQDALNDLSDDSDYYVCTVCGYIHKKEAPEKCPVCGAPQSKFNNVG; this comes from the coding sequence ATGACATCGAAAGAAAATATGAAAGAATCATTTGCAGGCGAATCTCAGGCATTCCAAAAGTACACGGCGTTTGCCAAAAAGGCGGACGAAGAAGGCTTAAAAGGTGCTGCGAAACTCTTTCGTGCTGCTGCGGCTGCCGAAAGTATTCACGCGCAAAGTCAGCTTAGAATATTGGGATTGTTGAATTCCACCGAAGAAAATCTGAAAGCGGGTATTGCAGGTGAAACCTATGAGTTCACCCAGATGTATCCGGGGTTTATTGACACAGCCAGAGAAGAAGGCGACTCCTCCTCGCAACGGGCGTTTTCTTTAGCCAATGAGGCTGAAAAAGCCCATGCCGCATTGTATCAGGATGCTTTAAACGATCTCAGTGATGATAGTGACTATTATGTCTGCACGGTTTGCGGCTATATTCATAAAAAAGAAGCTCCGGAAAAATGTCCGGTTTGCGGTGCTCCCCAGTCCAAATTCAATAACGTTGGATAA
- a CDS encoding MerR family transcriptional regulator: MEYTIQKLSQIAGVSTRTLRYYDEIGLLKPARINSSGYRIYGTKEVDRLQHILFYRELGMGLEDIQKNIDSPERNDITILQELRQQLLEKKAHYDLLIANVENTLAYYQGGTPMSDKAKFEGLKQKMVRENEEKYGREVREKYGNDVVDQSNQKVLGMTQEQYDEMTKLSEELMKTLECAFLTGEPGGELAQKAADLHRQWLCFYWQQYSKEAHAGVARMYVEDPRFTEFYDKERPGTAAFLRDAILIYTGM, from the coding sequence ATGGAATACACGATACAAAAATTAAGCCAGATCGCGGGAGTCAGTACACGGACTTTGAGGTACTATGATGAGATTGGCTTGCTTAAGCCGGCTCGGATCAACTCTTCGGGGTACCGTATTTATGGAACGAAAGAAGTAGACAGACTACAGCACATATTGTTCTATCGTGAACTGGGAATGGGCTTAGAGGACATTCAGAAAAATATTGATTCGCCGGAGCGAAATGATATAACGATCCTGCAGGAGCTCCGGCAGCAGCTGCTTGAAAAAAAAGCGCATTACGACTTACTCATCGCTAACGTAGAAAATACGTTAGCCTATTATCAAGGAGGAACACCCATGTCGGATAAAGCTAAATTTGAAGGTTTAAAACAAAAGATGGTACGAGAAAACGAAGAGAAATACGGAAGAGAAGTACGGGAAAAGTATGGCAATGACGTTGTCGATCAGTCTAACCAAAAAGTCCTGGGTATGACGCAAGAACAGTATGATGAGATGACCAAGCTTTCGGAAGAGTTAATGAAGACACTGGAATGCGCTTTCCTTACCGGAGAGCCCGGTGGTGAATTGGCCCAAAAAGCAGCCGATTTACACCGCCAATGGCTGTGCTTTTATTGGCAGCAGTACAGCAAAGAGGCGCATGCCGGCGTAGCCAGAATGTATGTTGAGGATCCCCGGTTTACTGAATTTTATGATAAAGAACGACCTGGAACGGCTGCTTTCCTCCGCGATGCCATCCTGATTTATACGGGTATGTAA
- a CDS encoding DUF6765 family protein translates to MKRDLHYYALLALCRYCGFDKKSARIISYASQYVDDAKINLITIRNPKPGIECDLINSKPAFYNMATCQAYFKIKTFDYAAMINNTCAFHFVPGCDGISFTSKLRCKEASPVIMDILNQALTDPDLVKLGIVFHAYADTYSHQGFSGLPSKVNDIKKCNAINEVYLESGDFLLYLFKHVFIERFDAVFDRIIPAYGHGQAMSLPDLPYLIWTYTYDCSEEFHGEYRAVSIDNRERYQRAIVHIKHYLLQYLFLHPQFGDKDKKKYDFDRLMKQLIQKGSDKNREEAWISFMLEQGMYCERDIPTIVYYEDDWVSEAFIDYDKRIFNNRRVLEAKITKNFDHTCWYRFYLAVKWYKKLFFTSCRKHALFISDGISI, encoded by the coding sequence TTGAAAAGAGATCTGCACTATTATGCTTTACTGGCTTTATGCCGGTATTGTGGATTCGATAAAAAGAGCGCCAGGATCATCTCCTATGCGTCCCAATATGTGGATGACGCGAAAATAAACCTGATCACTATCCGTAATCCAAAGCCCGGTATTGAATGTGACCTGATCAACAGCAAGCCGGCTTTTTATAATATGGCAACCTGTCAGGCTTACTTCAAGATCAAGACATTCGATTACGCGGCAATGATCAATAATACCTGTGCATTTCATTTTGTTCCCGGATGTGACGGAATAAGCTTTACGAGCAAATTACGTTGTAAGGAAGCATCACCGGTGATCATGGATATCCTTAACCAGGCGCTCACTGATCCTGATCTGGTGAAATTAGGTATTGTCTTCCATGCCTATGCGGATACGTATTCTCATCAGGGATTTAGTGGTTTGCCGAGCAAAGTAAACGATATTAAAAAATGTAACGCGATCAATGAAGTTTATTTAGAGTCCGGCGATTTTTTATTATATCTGTTCAAGCATGTATTTATTGAACGTTTTGACGCGGTGTTTGACCGTATTATTCCTGCGTATGGGCATGGACAGGCCATGTCTTTACCGGATCTGCCTTATCTGATCTGGACCTATACGTACGATTGCAGTGAGGAGTTTCATGGTGAGTATCGTGCCGTTTCCATCGATAACCGAGAGCGGTATCAGCGTGCGATTGTTCATATTAAACATTATTTGTTGCAGTATCTTTTTTTACATCCGCAATTTGGCGATAAGGACAAGAAGAAATATGATTTTGATCGGCTTATGAAGCAGCTGATTCAAAAAGGATCGGATAAAAACAGAGAAGAAGCCTGGATTTCATTCATGCTGGAGCAGGGAATGTATTGTGAAAGGGATATTCCGACCATAGTTTACTATGAGGACGATTGGGTATCAGAGGCCTTCATTGATTATGACAAAAGGATCTTCAATAACCGTCGGGTTTTAGAGGCGAAAATCACGAAAAACTTTGATCACACATGCTGGTATCGTTTTTATTTAGCGGTTAAATGGTATAAGAAGTTGTTTTTTACTTCGTGCAGGAAGCATGCGCTATTTATCTCCGATGGAATATCTATTTGA